Proteins from a genomic interval of Phycisphaerae bacterium:
- the selB gene encoding selenocysteine-specific translation elongation factor, which produces MATAPASIRPPAARRTACILGTAGHIDHGKSSLVKALTGTDPDRLPEEKARGMTIELGFAHLTLRGAGGELDVGIVDVPGHERFVKTMVAGATGIDLGMLVVAADDGVMPQTREHVDILDLLGVGAGLIVINKSDVATADRIEEVRGQITELVAETALADWPIVASSARTGLGLDEIRSSIARLIADLPQRTSSPIFRLAIDRVFPIHGRGTVVTGSVLSGTVAPGITLELQPPGLTCKVREVQSHGVALHDVAAGRRCALNLTGIDREKIARGMELSTPGYLTPARYVDAQVRVLSHVEKPVRSHQQVRVSLGTCEEMATLVVFGDSEITPGGRAMAQFRFERPVVAAFGQRFILRNENAQTTLGGGIIVRPVSRRIRGNDAAEIELVTAAASPEPLRRYEAALRRAWFELQSTTGESGRINLRLSCATGLDAADLGALHQRLEKQGAIIRIDAGRVVHRAVLDAVSERALAYLRRHHKSNPNEPGVQRDRFVGWLEQRTAAGCGRWMLARLESAGKVATRGPYVAHYEFRPALSPEDADLLERAIREITAAGFDPPLLAVLKAAAGLSEARMKVLEDTAKCDPRVVQIAPQHFISSQTLQKMKDTVRGLGAGRSFKLAEVRDALGLSRRVVQTLLEHLDRVQFTKRVGDERVLLEAGQ; this is translated from the coding sequence ATGGCCACCGCGCCCGCATCAATCCGACCGCCCGCCGCCCGCCGCACCGCCTGCATCCTCGGCACGGCCGGTCACATCGACCATGGCAAGTCGAGCCTGGTGAAGGCCCTGACCGGGACCGATCCGGACCGGCTGCCGGAGGAAAAAGCCCGCGGGATGACGATTGAGTTGGGCTTCGCGCATCTCACGCTCCGCGGGGCCGGCGGTGAACTCGACGTCGGCATCGTCGATGTTCCCGGTCACGAGCGTTTCGTGAAGACGATGGTCGCAGGGGCGACGGGCATTGATCTGGGGATGCTCGTTGTGGCGGCGGACGACGGCGTGATGCCCCAGACCCGCGAACATGTGGATATCCTTGATCTGCTGGGTGTCGGTGCCGGTCTCATCGTCATTAACAAGTCGGACGTCGCTACGGCGGATCGGATCGAGGAGGTCCGAGGACAGATCACCGAGCTCGTCGCGGAGACAGCGCTGGCCGATTGGCCGATAGTGGCCTCGTCGGCACGGACAGGGCTGGGGCTCGACGAGATTCGCAGCTCCATCGCGAGGCTGATTGCCGACCTGCCGCAGCGCACCTCATCGCCTATTTTCCGCCTCGCCATCGACCGCGTCTTTCCGATCCACGGCCGCGGGACTGTCGTGACCGGCTCGGTGCTTTCGGGGACGGTCGCGCCGGGGATCACGCTCGAGTTGCAGCCGCCGGGGCTGACCTGCAAGGTCCGCGAGGTGCAATCGCACGGCGTCGCCCTGCACGACGTGGCCGCCGGCCGGCGATGTGCATTGAATTTGACGGGGATCGATCGGGAGAAGATCGCGCGCGGGATGGAACTGTCCACGCCGGGCTATCTCACGCCAGCGCGATACGTCGATGCACAGGTACGCGTTTTGTCGCATGTCGAAAAGCCGGTTCGTTCGCACCAGCAAGTCCGCGTCAGCCTGGGGACGTGCGAGGAGATGGCGACGCTGGTGGTCTTCGGCGACAGTGAGATCACGCCGGGCGGCCGGGCGATGGCCCAGTTTCGATTCGAGCGGCCCGTCGTTGCGGCATTCGGTCAACGCTTTATCCTCCGCAATGAGAATGCGCAAACGACGCTCGGCGGCGGGATCATTGTTCGGCCCGTCTCGCGGCGAATCCGCGGCAACGACGCGGCGGAGATTGAGTTAGTGACGGCCGCGGCGTCGCCCGAGCCGCTCCGCCGCTATGAAGCGGCGCTGCGTAGGGCATGGTTTGAACTTCAATCAACGACCGGAGAATCGGGGCGGATAAACCTGCGGCTGTCCTGCGCGACCGGCCTCGACGCGGCGGACCTTGGCGCGCTGCACCAACGCCTGGAGAAACAGGGCGCCATCATCCGCATTGACGCCGGGCGGGTGGTGCATCGCGCCGTGCTGGACGCTGTCTCCGAGCGAGCCCTGGCCTATCTGCGGCGTCATCACAAGAGCAACCCCAACGAGCCGGGCGTTCAGCGCGATCGGTTTGTCGGCTGGCTGGAGCAGCGGACGGCAGCGGGTTGCGGGCGGTGGATGTTGGCCCGCTTGGAGAGCGCCGGAAAAGTTGCAACTCGCGGCCCCTACGTCGCCCATTACGAATTTCGCCCCGCGCTCTCGCCAGAAGACGCCGATCTACTGGAACGCGCGATCCGCGAAATCACGGCCGCGGGCTTTGATCCGCCGTTGCTGGCGGTTTTGAAGGCCGCCGCCGGTCTTTCGGAGGCGCGAATGAAGGTGCTGGAGGATACCGCCAAATGCGATCCTCGCGTGGTACAGATCGCGCCCCAGCACTTCATCTCGTCACAAACTCTTCAGAAAATGAAGGACACGGTGCGCGGCCTGGGGGCCGGTCGATCCTTCAAGCTCGCGGAGGTCCGCGACGCGCTGGGCTTGAGCCGTCGCGTCGTGCAGACGTTGCTGGAGCATCTGGACCGCGTTCAATTCACCAAGCGTGTCGGGGACGAGCGCGTGCTTTTGGAGGCCGGCCAGTGA
- the selA gene encoding L-seryl-tRNA(Sec) selenium transferase: MNTSVDLAQIPSMTALLDAAAREDFSGVPKSVLTDALREAVSAIRDELQHDAAASGTDFSAMAVLRRARALLSERHAQRLTRVINATGIVLHTGLGRSVLADVAMQRITKVAQGYCSLEIDLATGKRGSRGRYAEDLLCRLTGADAALVVNNNAAATMLALRGLAAWREVIVSRGQLIEIGGSYRLPEVMTAGGAILREVGTTNKTHLADYEKAISERTAMIMHVHTSNYRVVGFAEAPDTAELATLAHDRGLILFDDLGSGALQDDPFWKTADEPTVPASLAAGADLVSFSGDKLLGGPQAGILLGRRETIERLRKDPMTRALRVDKLTVAALEATLELYQSPQEAKAQIPILAALSETIESLMSRGNDLASMLRNARPGDSFAVERDESFAGGGSLPAWPLPTAIVQWKPTSGLSLDEIARRMRSGDPAVLPRIRDDAICFDLRTIAAHEYGALVAAAVAASNPSVVTT; this comes from the coding sequence GTGAATACCTCTGTCGATCTTGCGCAGATTCCGTCGATGACCGCGTTACTTGACGCGGCCGCGCGGGAAGATTTCAGCGGCGTGCCAAAATCGGTGTTGACGGACGCCCTTCGAGAGGCGGTATCGGCCATTCGCGACGAGTTGCAGCATGACGCAGCGGCCAGCGGGACTGATTTCAGTGCCATGGCAGTCTTGCGTCGCGCCCGCGCGCTATTGTCCGAACGCCACGCGCAACGCCTGACCCGCGTCATCAACGCCACGGGCATCGTCCTGCACACGGGCCTGGGCCGCAGCGTTCTCGCCGATGTGGCCATGCAGCGGATCACGAAGGTTGCCCAGGGGTATTGCTCGCTCGAAATCGACCTCGCGACCGGCAAACGCGGCAGTCGCGGCCGCTACGCCGAAGACCTTCTGTGCCGCCTGACCGGCGCGGATGCGGCGCTGGTCGTGAACAACAACGCAGCGGCGACGATGCTGGCGCTGCGGGGTTTGGCCGCGTGGCGCGAGGTGATCGTCTCGCGCGGTCAACTCATCGAAATCGGCGGCTCCTATCGCCTGCCGGAAGTGATGACGGCGGGGGGCGCGATCCTCCGCGAGGTCGGCACAACGAACAAGACACACCTCGCCGATTACGAGAAGGCGATCAGCGAGCGGACGGCGATGATCATGCACGTCCACACCAGCAACTACCGCGTCGTCGGGTTCGCCGAAGCGCCGGACACCGCCGAGCTGGCGACGCTGGCCCACGACCGGGGGCTGATTCTCTTCGATGATCTCGGCAGTGGCGCGCTGCAAGATGATCCATTCTGGAAAACTGCCGACGAGCCGACCGTCCCTGCCAGCCTAGCAGCCGGTGCCGATCTCGTCTCCTTCAGCGGCGACAAGCTCCTGGGCGGTCCGCAGGCGGGCATCCTGCTCGGGCGCCGCGAGACGATCGAGCGGCTTCGCAAAGACCCGATGACGCGGGCCTTGCGCGTGGACAAACTGACCGTCGCAGCGCTGGAGGCGACGCTGGAACTGTACCAGTCGCCGCAGGAGGCCAAGGCGCAAATCCCCATCCTGGCCGCCCTGTCGGAGACCATCGAATCACTGATGTCGCGTGGAAACGACCTCGCATCGATGTTACGGAATGCACGGCCCGGCGACTCATTCGCCGTCGAACGCGACGAGAGCTTCGCCGGCGGCGGGTCGCTGCCCGCCTGGCCGCTGCCCACGGCGATCGTGCAATGGAAGCCGACGAGCGGACTGTCGCTCGACGAAATCGCTCGACGAATGCGCAGCGGCGATCCCGCCGTCCTCCCGCGAATCCGCGACGACGCGATCTGTTTTGATTTGCGCACCATCGCCGCCCATGAATACGGCGCTCTGGTCGCGGCCGCGGTCGCCGCGTCAAATCCGTCCGTGGTGACCACGTGA
- a CDS encoding cofactor-independent phosphoglycerate mutase: MKTGTKYAIILPDGAADEPVAALGDRTPLEAAEIPHMHSIAETGRIGTVRTVPEGLTPGSDVATMSLFGYDPRKHYTGRAPIEAVARNLRLRPDDVVFRCNFVNVTGGEMTDFTAGHIRSAEAQAIIDELNAKFSTEDLRFHAGVSYRNLLVLRDPTTLEVACMPPHDIPGEAVSEYLPKGKAAERIRRIMEEAEPIVTRHDVNQVRKDLGELPATAIWLWGQGLVPIMRRFRQRFGVRGAAIAAVDLIRGLAKLLGWTLIDVPGATGYLDTDYAAKGRAAVAALDEYDLVAVHIEAPDEAGHMGDAAAKVTALEQIDQHIVEPILEKLRGFPDWRILIAPDHPTPVNKRTHTGDAPPFCMAGSDVERGPAPAERFCEHSARQSGLHIEEGHELMEYFLTR, from the coding sequence GTGAAAACCGGCACCAAATACGCCATCATCCTCCCCGACGGCGCCGCCGATGAGCCGGTCGCGGCGCTCGGAGATCGCACGCCATTGGAGGCCGCGGAAATCCCGCACATGCACTCCATCGCCGAGACCGGGCGAATCGGCACCGTGCGCACGGTCCCCGAGGGGCTTACGCCGGGCAGCGATGTCGCGACGATGTCACTGTTCGGCTACGACCCACGAAAACACTACACCGGCCGGGCACCCATCGAGGCTGTCGCGCGCAACCTCCGCCTCCGTCCGGATGACGTGGTCTTTCGCTGCAACTTCGTCAACGTGACGGGCGGCGAGATGACGGACTTCACCGCCGGCCATATCCGCTCCGCCGAGGCACAGGCGATCATCGACGAGCTGAACGCAAAGTTCTCGACGGAGGATCTTCGCTTTCATGCCGGCGTGTCGTATCGCAACCTCCTTGTCCTGCGCGATCCAACAACGCTGGAGGTCGCCTGCATGCCGCCGCACGACATTCCCGGGGAGGCCGTCTCCGAGTACCTGCCCAAAGGTAAGGCGGCGGAGCGAATCCGCCGCATCATGGAAGAGGCCGAACCGATCGTCACGCGGCATGACGTCAATCAAGTCCGCAAAGACCTCGGCGAGTTACCCGCGACCGCGATCTGGCTCTGGGGACAGGGGCTCGTGCCGATCATGCGCCGCTTTCGGCAGCGCTTTGGCGTTCGCGGCGCGGCCATCGCCGCCGTCGACCTGATTCGCGGCCTCGCCAAGCTCCTCGGCTGGACGCTTATCGACGTGCCCGGCGCGACGGGGTACCTCGATACCGACTACGCCGCCAAGGGCCGCGCCGCCGTCGCCGCACTCGATGAATACGACCTCGTTGCCGTGCACATCGAGGCGCCCGACGAAGCCGGTCACATGGGAGATGCCGCCGCCAAGGTGACGGCCCTGGAGCAGATCGACCAACACATCGTTGAACCGATCCTCGAGAAACTGCGCGGTTTTCCTGATTGGCGAATTCTCATCGCCCCGGATCACCCGACGCCGGTCAACAAACGCACGCATACCGGTGATGCGCCACCCTTCTGCATGGCGGGATCGGATGTCGAGCGTGGGCCCGCCCCGGCCGAGCGTTTCTGCGAGCACTCCGCACGGCAAAGCGGCCTGCATATCGAGGAGGGCCACGAGCTGATGGAGTATTTCCTGACGCGTTAG
- a CDS encoding glycosyltransferase family 4 protein, translated as MTTATLAPKFNTTLGNVRQYLRERCTTVRPIKVCHPVWTLESGGLERQLLQIIRGMSDEQFRHLIIVRGPGPLPIDLPDHVECLRHEGPQRDLMWSRRLGSILFDEQVDILHLRGLAMLTDGVLAAQFAGRVRTVMSFHGFETSPPRIGPIKRRVLRWAIGRCDERWAVSGRAAEGLARELNMEPEEFDVLPNGVDTARFTPPQNRDEVRRRLGLPLDRRIVLNVGNLKPIKGHDILLEAMGRMNGATANTTLVVVGHDYRNGVLQEWAKARLPQCDIRFVGRQDDVLPWYQAADLFVLPSHGEGLSNALLEAMACGLPVIATEVGGNSDVVQHGRTGLLIQPDCPQQLADVITAVLADDARRAAWGDAARRHVERCFNITHTREAYEQRYTALTGRREER; from the coding sequence ATGACTACCGCGACCCTTGCCCCGAAGTTCAACACGACCCTCGGAAACGTCCGGCAGTACCTCCGCGAGCGATGCACGACAGTCCGGCCGATCAAGGTCTGTCATCCGGTATGGACGCTGGAAAGCGGCGGGCTGGAACGGCAGTTGCTTCAGATCATCCGCGGAATGTCGGACGAGCAGTTTCGACACCTGATCATTGTGCGCGGACCGGGCCCGCTACCGATCGATCTCCCGGACCACGTGGAATGCCTGCGTCATGAAGGGCCACAGCGGGATTTGATGTGGTCGCGGCGGCTGGGCTCGATTTTGTTCGACGAGCAGGTGGACATCCTGCACCTTCGCGGGCTGGCCATGTTGACCGACGGCGTCCTGGCGGCGCAGTTCGCGGGGCGGGTCCGGACGGTCATGAGCTTTCATGGATTCGAGACGAGTCCGCCACGGATCGGTCCGATCAAGCGGCGGGTGCTGCGCTGGGCGATCGGACGCTGCGACGAGCGCTGGGCCGTGAGCGGCCGCGCGGCCGAAGGGCTCGCCCGGGAGTTGAACATGGAGCCCGAGGAGTTTGACGTGCTACCGAATGGGGTCGACACCGCGCGGTTCACGCCGCCGCAGAATCGCGACGAGGTGCGGCGCCGGCTGGGATTGCCGTTGGACCGGCGGATCGTCCTGAATGTCGGCAACCTCAAGCCGATCAAGGGCCATGACATCCTGCTCGAAGCGATGGGTCGAATGAACGGCGCGACGGCCAATACCACGCTTGTCGTCGTCGGGCACGATTATCGAAACGGCGTATTGCAGGAGTGGGCGAAGGCTCGTCTGCCGCAGTGCGATATTCGCTTTGTGGGGCGGCAGGATGACGTCCTGCCCTGGTATCAGGCGGCGGATCTGTTCGTATTGCCTTCGCACGGAGAAGGACTGTCCAACGCCCTGCTCGAGGCCATGGCGTGCGGTCTGCCGGTCATTGCGACCGAGGTGGGAGGGAACAGCGATGTCGTGCAACATGGCCGGACGGGGCTGCTCATCCAGCCCGATTGCCCGCAACAACTGGCCGACGTGATAACGGCCGTTCTGGCGGATGATGCACGGCGCGCTGCGTGGGGTGATGCGGCGCGGCGGCATGTCGAACGCTGTTTCAACATCACACACACGCGCGAGGCGTATGAGCAGCGCTACACGGCGCTGACGGGCCGCCGGGAAGAGCGATGA
- a CDS encoding ABC transporter permease, with protein sequence MIGAATAIDDARTAARPFAQLLRYRELIWTLAWRDIHVRYKHSMLGAAWAVLPPVAMMLVFNFVFGAVADIDRQKLTGHANVPYCLFAFCGLVPWMFLANGLTAATTSLVANRQLVTKVYFPRAVLPLASIGSALIDFLIAGAILVLLTGYYHFTSDAWRFEWHPSILLLPLVVVVQIVFMCGVGLLLSMANLFYRDVGFLFRALVQLWMFLTCVVYQLDAGGGWKRLVIQLNPLTPIIRAYRDCLLFGRLPLDASFTGAAAISFLLLFLGWRWFRSREMEFAEYI encoded by the coding sequence ATGATCGGCGCGGCGACGGCGATCGATGATGCCCGGACGGCGGCGCGGCCCTTTGCTCAACTCCTGCGATACCGCGAGCTGATCTGGACCCTCGCCTGGCGCGACATCCACGTCCGCTACAAGCACTCGATGCTGGGGGCGGCGTGGGCGGTCCTGCCGCCAGTCGCGATGATGCTCGTCTTCAACTTCGTCTTCGGGGCCGTCGCCGACATTGACCGGCAGAAGTTGACGGGCCATGCCAACGTGCCCTATTGCCTGTTTGCGTTCTGCGGTCTGGTGCCGTGGATGTTCCTGGCGAACGGGCTGACGGCGGCGACGACGAGCCTCGTGGCGAATCGGCAACTCGTGACCAAGGTTTACTTCCCGCGGGCGGTCCTGCCGCTGGCGTCGATCGGCAGCGCGCTGATCGATTTTCTGATCGCCGGGGCGATTCTGGTCCTGCTCACCGGGTATTACCATTTCACTTCGGACGCATGGCGGTTTGAGTGGCACCCGTCGATCCTGCTGCTGCCCCTCGTCGTCGTTGTGCAGATCGTCTTTATGTGCGGCGTGGGCCTTTTGCTCTCGATGGCCAATCTGTTCTATCGCGACGTGGGGTTTTTGTTCCGCGCGCTCGTCCAGCTCTGGATGTTCCTCACCTGCGTCGTCTATCAACTCGATGCGGGCGGCGGGTGGAAGCGGCTGGTCATCCAGCTCAATCCCCTGACGCCGATTATCCGGGCCTACCGGGACTGCCTTCTCTTCGGCCGCCTTCCCCTCGACGCCTCCTTCACCGGTGCGGCGGCGATCTCCTTCTTGCTGTTGTTCCTGGGGTGGCGATGGTTCCGGTCGCGGGAGATGGAGTTCGCGGAGTACATTTAG
- a CDS encoding DUF502 domain-containing protein yields MSAAPSPIPGPPVSPEADVAKAKRNVTPRSIRGRIFAGLLLIVPLAVTFWLISFVYAAALWVGSNLIAWIAWAIVWAFGLAIEIPEFHPDSATWYQSLIAVVLTIVTLYLLGWIGTNAVGVRIIGLFEWMLERIPLVETIYVAIKRIVQALSGAGRTGASAQRVVLIDFPHENMRALAFLTNVITDANSGQRYATVFVPTTPNPTSGYMELVPVERITPTNLTMEAGLSMVLSGGASAPTNIHLYQRGTIDNPSDK; encoded by the coding sequence ATGTCCGCCGCGCCCTCCCCCATTCCCGGTCCGCCAGTCTCTCCCGAAGCGGACGTCGCCAAGGCCAAGCGCAACGTGACGCCGCGTTCGATCCGCGGTCGCATCTTCGCCGGCCTGCTCTTGATTGTCCCCCTCGCCGTCACGTTCTGGCTGATCAGCTTTGTCTACGCCGCGGCGCTGTGGGTGGGCTCCAACCTGATCGCTTGGATCGCCTGGGCCATCGTCTGGGCCTTCGGCCTGGCCATCGAGATTCCGGAATTCCACCCCGACAGCGCGACGTGGTACCAGAGCCTCATCGCCGTCGTCCTCACCATCGTGACGCTCTACCTGCTCGGCTGGATCGGCACCAACGCCGTCGGCGTGCGGATCATCGGCCTGTTCGAGTGGATGCTGGAACGAATCCCGCTCGTGGAAACAATTTACGTCGCCATCAAGCGGATCGTGCAGGCGCTGTCCGGCGCCGGTCGGACGGGCGCGTCCGCCCAGCGAGTCGTGCTGATCGACTTTCCGCACGAAAACATGCGGGCACTGGCCTTCCTGACGAACGTCATTACCGACGCCAACAGCGGCCAGCGCTACGCGACGGTCTTCGTCCCCACGACGCCGAACCCGACCAGCGGGTATATGGAACTGGTGCCGGTCGAACGCATCACGCCGACCAACCTGACGATGGAGGCCGGTCTCTCGATGGTCCTCTCGGGCGGGGCCTCCGCCCCGACCAACATCCACCTCTACCAGCGCGGCACAATCGACAACCCCTCGGACAAATGA